Proteins from one Ignavibacteriota bacterium genomic window:
- a CDS encoding ATP-binding domain-containing protein produces the protein MRHKYSKLLYTNKPGGSLPQLVVAENENLQSRFVVQKVLELRENGLSLKDIAILFRSSFLSFDLEIELTKAGIAFQKFGGFKFIETAHIKDIIAYLRVLDNPRDVVAWNRILMLVDGVGPRTAERVIDDIITRKLPSNSSDFWEHYQGYPENVRTLFSTFKKLLSEKNSPSERVAGIINYYHPIFKNHYDDFIKRGKDLEMFEQIAARYSDTSALLTDLALEPPTESIYDMSAPTPDDELLTLSTIHSAKGLEWNSVFIIYALDGRFPSIHSANNPEELEEERRLMYVACTRAKENLIITYPINIYERETGVILSKPSRFLEGLDEKLLEPWVINE, from the coding sequence GTGCGTCACAAATACTCCAAACTCCTCTACACAAATAAACCGGGCGGTTCGCTCCCGCAACTCGTCGTTGCGGAGAACGAAAACCTCCAATCGCGCTTCGTTGTGCAGAAAGTTCTTGAACTGAGAGAAAACGGCTTGTCATTGAAAGACATTGCCATTTTATTTCGCTCCTCCTTCCTTTCATTCGATTTGGAAATCGAACTCACCAAAGCCGGAATCGCGTTTCAAAAGTTCGGCGGATTCAAGTTCATCGAAACAGCGCACATCAAAGATATTATCGCCTACTTGCGTGTGCTTGATAATCCCCGCGATGTTGTCGCTTGGAATCGCATTCTCATGTTGGTTGATGGCGTCGGTCCCCGTACTGCAGAGCGTGTTATTGACGATATCATCACAAGAAAACTTCCTTCAAACTCCTCCGACTTTTGGGAACACTATCAAGGATATCCCGAAAATGTCAGAACACTCTTCAGCACCTTCAAAAAACTTCTCTCGGAAAAGAATTCACCATCGGAACGAGTTGCAGGAATCATCAATTACTATCATCCCATCTTCAAAAATCATTATGATGATTTCATCAAACGTGGAAAAGACCTTGAGATGTTCGAGCAAATCGCCGCCCGATATTCTGACACGAGTGCACTCCTCACCGATTTAGCGCTCGAACCGCCAACCGAAAGCATTTACGACATGAGCGCGCCCACGCCCGATGACGAACTCCTCACGCTCTCAACCATTCACAGCGCAAAAGGACTCGAATGGAACTCCGTCTTCATCATCTATGCTCTCGATGGACGCTTCCCTTCCATCCATTCGGCAAACAATCCCGAAGAACTTGAAGAAGAACGCCGACTTATGTATGTTGCATGCACACGTGCGAAAGAAAATCTCATCATCACTTATCCAATCAATATTTATGAACGGGAAACAGGAGTCATCCTCTCCAAACCTTCCCGCTTCCTCGAAGGATTGGATGAGAAACTTTTAGAACCCTGGGTCATTAATGAATGA
- a CDS encoding endonuclease/exonuclease/phosphatase family protein, which translates to MKLNNLKNIVVIFNFLLLTFILTGCPPKEIKREETTQPPPPPPLTKKPLVQELTFRTASFDLKTLSKKIERKDVVKTAALLKKEKVDIVAVQQVVRYPEIKDRTDTFEELAKEMGMYKAFGENITLSGRQTGNALFSSYPIRSHDNITYSGLKSYNFESALIGIIDLGISNVITVCTRIPDKASEADEARCLNSLMVSKRSLDDAPMLLFGNITKPKQFEKIVDVTEPFEYNIVTHEQKSETQKFPFWYSSGEIHLLQSYVRESELGLILIAEFQLISKPTP; encoded by the coding sequence ATGAAACTGAATAATCTCAAAAATATAGTTGTAATTTTTAACTTTTTACTTTTAACTTTCATTCTGACCGGTTGCCCCCCGAAAGAAATCAAACGCGAAGAAACAACACAGCCACCTCCACCTCCTCCATTGACAAAAAAGCCATTGGTACAAGAACTGACATTTCGCACAGCAAGTTTTGATTTGAAAACATTATCAAAAAAAATCGAACGAAAAGATGTTGTGAAAACTGCCGCGCTTCTCAAGAAAGAAAAAGTGGACATCGTCGCTGTTCAACAAGTCGTTCGTTATCCGGAAATAAAAGATAGAACAGATACGTTTGAAGAACTCGCGAAAGAAATGGGAATGTATAAAGCATTCGGAGAAAACATCACACTCTCCGGTCGGCAAACGGGCAATGCGTTATTTAGCAGTTACCCGATTCGCTCGCACGATAACATCACATACTCTGGATTGAAGTCTTATAATTTCGAATCTGCGCTCATTGGCATCATTGATTTGGGAATCAGCAATGTTATCACCGTTTGCACACGTATCCCCGACAAAGCATCTGAGGCAGACGAAGCACGTTGTCTGAATTCACTCATGGTTTCAAAGCGAAGCCTTGATGATGCGCCAATGTTGCTTTTCGGAAACATCACCAAGCCGAAACAATTCGAGAAAATTGTTGACGTCACCGAACCGTTCGAGTACAACATCGTCACACACGAACAAAAAAGCGAAACTCAGAAATTTCCATTTTGGTATTCATCAGGCGAAATTCATCTCCTTCAATCGTATGTGCGTGAGTCTGAACTTGGATTGATACTAATTGCAGAGTTTCAACTTATTAGTAAACCCACACCTTAA
- a CDS encoding type II toxin-antitoxin system VapC family toxin — translation MNGNKYLLDTNIVLYLLGGKISNREIREGEYFVSFVTELELLSYPNMTDTEENSIRKFLENIRIVNLSPQIKEQSIFFRKKYKLKLPDAIISATAFFSNAELVTNDKSLTKILEIKSRVIS, via the coding sequence ATGAATGGCAATAAATATTTGCTCGATACGAATATCGTTTTGTATCTGCTTGGAGGGAAAATATCCAATAGGGAAATTCGCGAGGGAGAATATTTCGTTTCATTTGTGACTGAGTTAGAATTGCTTTCGTATCCCAATATGACTGATACAGAGGAAAACTCTATCAGGAAATTTCTCGAAAATATCCGGATTGTAAATCTTTCACCTCAGATAAAAGAACAATCAATATTCTTTAGAAAGAAGTACAAATTAAAATTACCGGATGCAATAATTTCAGCAACTGCATTTTTCTCAAATGCTGAATTGGTGACAAACGATAAATCCTTAACAAAGATTTTAGAAATCAAATCACGGGTCATTTCATAA
- a CDS encoding DUF433 domain-containing protein, which yields MEPEFITIDQEIMDGLPVLNGTRFPVYIIIEMFEEGFSFDDIKEEFPFLTTEQIKAAIHFAAQLVT from the coding sequence TTGGAACCAGAATTCATTACAATAGATCAAGAAATAATGGACGGACTTCCGGTACTTAACGGTACACGTTTTCCGGTTTACATTATTATTGAAATGTTTGAGGAAGGTTTTTCTTTTGATGATATCAAAGAAGAATTTCCATTTCTTACAACCGAACAAATTAAAGCCGCAATACATTTTGCGGCGCAACTTGTCACCTAA
- a CDS encoding S9 family peptidase — MKSKLFFLVIILIATQTLFAQGGKPPVAKRVPKVDVLHGDERIDNYFWLRDEERTNTEVIDYLKSENSYTHAVMKPTEALQETLYNEMIRRIKETDQDPPYRDGNYFYYTRTEKGKQYPIFCRKKGSLDAKEEIYLDQNELSKGYRFYRIAAMDISPDEEWLAFSVDTNGSENYILQIMNMDDGDIMREQIPNTQSVVWAMDNQTLFYTVEDTAKRPYRVYRHTFGEDVKYDKVVFEEPDALYTVGVGRTRSDQYIFIGSSASNSDEWRYISAGNPDEQFKLIAPRRPEFEYSVDHHGDHFYIRTNKDAKTFRLMKAPVSDPSEQNWTEVLPYRKDVTLEGTDFFANHMVVYEREQGLQKMRVTDLRTNATHYIEYPEPVYTAFGNVNRVFNTNVFRYSYQSLVTPASIYDYNLDTKERVLVKQQEVLGGYDASQYQSERIFAKAEDGTMIPISLVYKMGVKFDGTAPLHLTGYGSYGSSTQPTFSTARLSYLDRGVVVALAHIRGGGDMGREWYDNGKLLKKKNTFTDFIACAEHLINNKYTSKEKLTISGGSAGGLLMGAVTNMRPDLFKAVIASVPFVDVINTMLDEGLMYTAQEFLEWGNPKEKESYEYMKTYCPYTNVSAQNYPNILAKVGFNDPRVNYWEGAKWVAKLRELKTDNNTVLLKVNMGAGHGGSSGRYERLREIAFDYAYILSQYGLTSLEKAKEEDWKK, encoded by the coding sequence ATGAAGTCGAAATTATTTTTCTTAGTTATCATCCTGATTGCAACGCAGACTCTTTTTGCTCAGGGAGGAAAACCGCCCGTCGCAAAAAGAGTCCCGAAGGTAGATGTGCTTCATGGCGATGAACGAATTGATAATTATTTTTGGCTCCGCGATGAAGAGCGAACAAACACGGAAGTTATAGATTACTTAAAATCGGAAAATTCATACACGCATGCTGTTATGAAACCGACGGAGGCGTTGCAGGAAACATTGTACAATGAAATGATTCGCCGCATCAAAGAAACTGACCAGGACCCGCCGTATCGTGACGGAAATTATTTTTACTACACACGAACGGAAAAAGGAAAACAATATCCAATTTTTTGCAGGAAGAAAGGAAGTCTAGATGCGAAGGAAGAAATTTACCTCGACCAGAACGAACTTTCGAAGGGCTATCGTTTTTATAGAATCGCTGCGATGGATATTAGTCCCGATGAGGAATGGCTTGCATTCTCAGTAGATACCAATGGTTCGGAAAATTATATTCTACAAATTATGAACATGGATGATGGGGACATCATGCGAGAACAGATTCCGAACACACAATCAGTTGTGTGGGCGATGGATAATCAGACATTGTTTTACACCGTTGAGGATACAGCGAAGCGACCATACCGCGTCTATCGTCACACGTTCGGGGAAGATGTGAAATATGACAAAGTTGTGTTTGAAGAACCTGATGCACTCTACACGGTTGGTGTGGGACGAACACGAAGCGACCAATATATTTTTATCGGTTCATCGGCAAGTAACTCCGATGAATGGCGATACATTTCGGCGGGAAATCCGGATGAACAATTTAAGTTGATTGCTCCTCGCCGTCCTGAGTTTGAGTATTCGGTTGACCATCACGGCGACCATTTTTACATCAGAACAAATAAGGATGCTAAAACTTTCCGCCTGATGAAAGCGCCTGTTTCTGACCCAAGTGAACAAAATTGGACTGAAGTTCTTCCGTACCGGAAAGATGTTACCTTAGAAGGAACGGATTTCTTTGCCAACCACATGGTTGTATATGAGAGGGAACAAGGTCTGCAGAAAATGCGCGTCACCGATTTGCGAACAAACGCGACTCACTACATTGAGTATCCTGAACCTGTGTACACAGCATTCGGCAATGTGAACAGAGTATTTAACACAAATGTTTTTCGTTACAGTTATCAATCGCTCGTCACGCCTGCTTCGATTTATGATTACAACCTTGACACAAAAGAGCGGGTTCTTGTGAAGCAACAGGAAGTTCTTGGCGGGTATGATGCTTCGCAGTATCAGTCGGAAAGAATTTTTGCAAAAGCAGAGGATGGCACAATGATTCCGATTTCGCTTGTGTATAAAATGGGGGTGAAGTTCGATGGAACAGCGCCGCTTCATTTAACAGGGTACGGCTCGTATGGTTCATCAACGCAACCGACGTTCAGTACGGCTCGATTGAGTTATCTTGACCGTGGAGTTGTTGTTGCCCTTGCACATATTCGCGGCGGCGGAGACATGGGACGTGAATGGTACGACAACGGAAAATTATTGAAAAAGAAAAATACGTTTACCGATTTTATCGCCTGTGCCGAACACCTCATCAACAATAAGTACACAAGCAAAGAAAAGTTAACAATCTCCGGCGGAAGCGCGGGCGGTTTGTTGATGGGCGCAGTGACAAACATGCGACCCGATTTATTCAAAGCAGTGATAGCGAGCGTTCCGTTTGTGGATGTCATCAACACCATGCTTGATGAAGGATTGATGTACACCGCGCAGGAATTTCTCGAATGGGGTAATCCGAAAGAAAAAGAATCGTACGAGTATATGAAAACATATTGCCCGTACACAAATGTATCGGCACAGAATTATCCGAATATTTTAGCAAAGGTTGGATTCAACGACCCGCGAGTAAATTATTGGGAAGGGGCAAAGTGGGTCGCCAAGTTGCGTGAACTAAAAACGGATAACAACACGGTTTTATTGAAAGTGAATATGGGGGCAGGTCACGGCGGTTCCTCCGGACGATACGAACGTCTCCGGGAAATTGCTTTTGACTATGCGTACATTCTCAGTCAATATGGATTGACATCGTTGGAGAAAGCAAAGGAAGAAGATTGGAAGAAATAA
- a CDS encoding CDP-alcohol phosphatidyltransferase family protein, protein MLETYRRSLKMPEAEELFDLMFYRTLAYLLVVPLSKTPITPNQVTVLSLVAGLIAAYYFSTGVPTALMLGAIWYALANILDCADGQLARINKSGTPLGRVVDGVADYISSVAIFLGIGFGLEAQGNPQWLLVIAAGISSAIHAIKFDEVQSAYIAYAKGETGVTGKEIEKYSAQLEVPSISPVKRLTLTLYLMYLKLQRNTQTSKPETQTSVRFWSWLGPTTNRTLLIVAALFGNIYVFLYGVTLVGNVYFFLLSTFMRRR, encoded by the coding sequence ATGTTAGAAACGTATCGTCGTTCTTTGAAAATGCCGGAGGCGGAAGAGTTGTTCGATTTGATGTTCTATCGCACACTTGCGTACTTGCTTGTTGTTCCGCTTTCTAAAACTCCAATCACTCCGAATCAGGTAACGGTACTATCTCTCGTTGCAGGACTTATCGCTGCATATTATTTTTCGACTGGAGTACCGACGGCGTTAATGCTGGGAGCGATTTGGTACGCGCTCGCCAACATCTTAGATTGCGCAGACGGACAACTTGCACGTATCAACAAAAGCGGAACACCGCTTGGCCGAGTTGTTGATGGAGTTGCTGATTACATTTCAAGCGTGGCAATTTTTCTTGGAATCGGCTTCGGTTTGGAAGCGCAAGGGAATCCTCAATGGTTGCTTGTTATCGCCGCTGGAATCAGTAGTGCCATTCATGCAATCAAGTTTGATGAAGTTCAAAGCGCTTATATTGCATATGCGAAAGGGGAGACTGGGGTAACAGGGAAAGAAATTGAAAAGTATTCTGCTCAATTAGAAGTTCCAAGTATTTCACCTGTGAAACGACTTACCCTGACGTTATATTTGATGTACCTGAAACTCCAACGAAACACTCAAACCTCAAAACCCGAAACTCAAACTTCAGTCAGGTTTTGGAGTTGGCTCGGACCGACGACAAACAGAACATTGCTCATTGTTGCCGCGCTGTTCGGAAATATTTATGTGTTCCTTTACGGAGTCACCTTAGTAGGGAATGTGTACTTCTTTTTACTTTCAACATTCATGCGAAGACGATGA
- a CDS encoding DoxX family membrane protein encodes MKSFDIQILFLRLALGALFLSIGIDKINSGWLSNSEDLVSSLTKYKETASGFHLNYLDVVALPYPDIWSKLIALGEAAIGASLLLGLLARFSSLVGIFLVVNLHAANGNLYSLSFFQSPWAALVIICFLMLFLARSGRITGLDYYLAKSSPKSFFW; translated from the coding sequence ATGAAATCCTTTGACATTCAAATACTTTTCCTTCGACTTGCACTCGGTGCATTGTTCCTCAGCATCGGCATTGATAAAATCAATAGCGGGTGGTTGTCCAATTCCGAAGATTTAGTCTCCTCGTTAACAAAGTACAAGGAAACTGCCTCGGGATTTCATTTGAATTACTTAGATGTTGTTGCTCTTCCTTATCCTGATATTTGGTCAAAACTTATTGCGCTCGGTGAAGCGGCAATCGGTGCGTCACTTCTTCTCGGTTTACTTGCACGATTTTCTTCTCTTGTCGGAATATTCTTAGTTGTAAACCTTCACGCCGCGAATGGAAATTTATATTCTTTGAGTTTCTTTCAAAGTCCATGGGCAGCGCTTGTAATAATTTGTTTCCTGATGTTGTTTCTTGCTCGTTCCGGTCGCATCACCGGGCTTGATTATTATCTTGCAAAGTCAAGTCCGAAGAGCTTCTTTTGGTAA
- a CDS encoding cysteine--tRNA ligase — MPLQFYNTLTRRKEEFKPLTEGFVRMYVCGPTVYGHSHLGHGKSYVSFDTIIRYLRYVGYKVTYVQNITDVGHLLGETNEGEDRLIKQGKLEQKHPMQIAEEYTRSYFEDMDALGVQRPDISPRATGHITEQIEIVQQLIEKGFAYEVNGSVYFDVSKDKEYGKLSGRNTDEMESGTRVDVKSEKKHPNDFALWKRAEPEHIMQWTSPWGLGFPGWHVECSAMSMKYLGETFDIHGGGMDNQFPHHECEIAQSECLTGKPFVKYWIHNNLITVNGQKMSKSLGNFTLLKDLFKKYNPLVIRFFILQSHYRSTLDFSEEAIAGAEKGYQKLINTVKLVRDGLNNLKPQTSNPEPSKYFKFYSDFSNAMNDDFNTAQAIAVLFELSREVNVGLSKNELSKETLQSVDDLFNELGGQVLGIIPNDVETQSGEGNQTKELMQLLIDVRAEVRNQKLWSLSDKIRDGLQNIGISLEDKKDGTTWKRN, encoded by the coding sequence ATGCCGCTTCAATTCTACAACACCCTTACCCGTCGCAAAGAAGAATTCAAACCGCTCACCGAAGGTTTTGTTCGCATGTACGTGTGCGGACCGACCGTGTATGGTCATTCGCATCTTGGACATGGGAAAAGTTATGTTTCGTTCGATACAATCATCAGATACTTACGCTACGTTGGATATAAAGTAACTTATGTTCAGAACATCACCGATGTCGGACATTTACTTGGTGAAACGAATGAAGGCGAAGACCGTCTCATCAAACAGGGAAAACTTGAGCAGAAGCATCCGATGCAAATCGCAGAGGAATATACTCGAAGTTATTTCGAAGACATGGATGCACTTGGCGTTCAACGACCGGATATTTCTCCGAGAGCGACGGGACATATCACTGAGCAAATTGAAATCGTACAACAATTGATCGAAAAAGGATTTGCTTATGAAGTGAATGGCTCTGTCTATTTTGATGTCTCGAAAGATAAAGAGTATGGAAAACTTTCAGGACGTAATACCGATGAAATGGAAAGCGGAACCCGTGTTGACGTTAAATCGGAAAAGAAACATCCGAATGATTTTGCTTTATGGAAACGTGCTGAGCCGGAACACATTATGCAGTGGACAAGTCCGTGGGGATTAGGTTTCCCCGGGTGGCATGTCGAGTGTTCAGCAATGTCCATGAAATATTTGGGTGAGACGTTTGATATTCACGGGGGCGGAATGGACAACCAATTTCCACATCACGAGTGCGAGATTGCTCAGAGCGAATGTCTGACAGGAAAACCGTTTGTAAAGTATTGGATTCACAACAATCTAATCACGGTGAACGGACAGAAGATGAGCAAGTCGCTTGGCAATTTTACGTTGCTGAAAGATTTGTTCAAGAAATACAATCCGCTCGTCATTCGTTTTTTCATTTTGCAGAGTCACTACAGAAGCACGCTCGATTTTAGTGAAGAAGCGATTGCCGGAGCAGAGAAGGGATATCAAAAATTAATTAATACAGTCAAACTCGTTAGGGATGGTTTGAATAATCTCAAACCACAAACCTCAAACCCCGAACCGAGCAAGTATTTTAAGTTCTATTCTGATTTTTCAAATGCTATGAACGACGACTTCAACACTGCACAGGCAATCGCAGTGTTGTTTGAGTTGAGCCGTGAAGTGAATGTCGGTCTGTCGAAGAATGAATTATCAAAAGAAACTTTGCAGTCAGTTGATGATTTATTCAATGAACTTGGCGGTCAGGTTTTGGGAATTATTCCAAATGATGTAGAAACACAGTCAGGCGAAGGGAATCAAACAAAAGAATTAATGCAACTATTGATTGATGTGAGAGCAGAAGTGCGCAATCAAAAACTTTGGTCGCTTTCAGATAAAATACGTGATGGACTTCAGAACATTGGAATTAGTCTTGAAGATAAGAAAGATGGGACGACGTGGAAAAGGAATTAA
- a CDS encoding pyrimidine dimer DNA glycosylase has protein sequence MRIWDLPPKMLCRQHLLGEHRELHAVWTIITKNKKGYADHPETLRWIGKTKALFNRHEALVKEMKRRGYLHRTPLDSKLATGEAIQRTFVHSTMEQKRILKEKKCKCNV, from the coding sequence ATGCGCATCTGGGATCTACCACCGAAAATGCTTTGCCGCCAACACTTGCTTGGCGAGCATCGCGAACTCCATGCTGTCTGGACAATCATCACAAAAAATAAAAAAGGATATGCCGACCATCCCGAAACACTACGATGGATTGGAAAAACAAAAGCGCTCTTCAACCGGCACGAAGCGTTGGTGAAAGAGATGAAACGTCGCGGCTACCTCCACCGCACTCCGCTCGATAGCAAATTAGCAACGGGAGAAGCAATCCAACGCACGTTCGTTCATTCGACGATGGAACAGAAACGAATCCTGAAAGAAAAAAAATGTAAATGTAACGTGTGA
- a CDS encoding CDP-alcohol phosphatidyltransferase family protein, whose product MNRPSPIQFFRETLKSDKYYADELINIYLLRPLAAMFVWLIYPTAITPNQVTLLAIVVGFASAYTYTFNTPTAIANAGLLVVAKDIIDDADGQLARAKQMYSRRGRFLDSIGDFVVDVAIFSAITFVVYRSEPSLGTILLGLLSLAGITLRVSYHVFYQVSFLHLEERYKLNRITEEITEEDRRGDQIAFRLQQLFVLIYGWQDRLMYKLDAWCRGNISSNEELQRWYCDKFGLRLSGLLGFGTELTLLGVCSLFNQLYLYFLLNVFLMNGILLFSVMYRRVVIRKQVSLMH is encoded by the coding sequence ATGAACCGTCCAAGTCCAATACAGTTTTTCAGAGAGACACTCAAGTCAGACAAATACTACGCTGATGAACTCATCAACATTTATCTGCTGAGACCGCTTGCCGCGATGTTTGTCTGGTTGATTTATCCTACCGCAATCACTCCAAATCAAGTTACTCTGCTTGCGATTGTTGTTGGGTTTGCCTCAGCATATACTTACACATTCAATACACCGACTGCCATTGCGAATGCCGGCTTGCTCGTTGTGGCGAAAGATATTATTGATGATGCTGACGGACAACTTGCACGTGCAAAACAAATGTATTCACGGCGTGGTCGCTTCCTCGATTCCATCGGTGATTTTGTTGTTGATGTGGCAATCTTTTCTGCAATTACATTTGTTGTGTATCGGAGCGAGCCATCGTTAGGCACGATTCTCTTGGGTTTGCTTTCGCTTGCGGGAATTACGCTGAGAGTTTCTTACCACGTCTTTTATCAGGTTTCGTTTCTCCATCTCGAAGAGCGATACAAACTGAATCGTATCACTGAGGAAATTACCGAGGAAGACAGAAGGGGAGACCAAATTGCGTTTCGGTTACAACAACTCTTTGTTTTGATTTACGGGTGGCAGGACCGACTCATGTACAAGTTGGATGCGTGGTGTAGAGGAAATATTTCCTCTAATGAGGAACTCCAACGATGGTACTGCGATAAATTCGGGTTGCGACTCTCAGGATTGTTGGGATTCGGGACGGAGTTGACGTTGTTGGGTGTTTGCTCGCTTTTCAATCAGTTGTATTTGTACTTTCTTTTGAATGTATTTTTGATGAACGGGATTTTGTTGTTCAGTGTGATGTACCGGAGGGTTGTTATCAGGAAGCAAGTATCTCTGATGCACTGA
- the rho gene encoding transcription termination factor Rho — translation MRTETFTQHKKPNLTFAQAVASGVLEIDQRHGGFLRQISIEMQPKETDPHINFRMIDQMDLRPGSMLECLVRRQGRGGPEVARVLKINGKDPMEWMHVDELPRRTAIDPNQRLTLSTTPTEVSMRIMDLFCPVGKGQRALIVAPPKTGKTILMQQMANAISINHPEVHLIVLLVDERPEEVTDMRRSIKGEVFASSNDSERESHARLSRFVLEYAKRKVEVGKDVVILLDSLTRLGRAFNLVQQSSGRTLSGGIDARALEIPKRIFGAARALEGGGSLTIVATALIETNSRMDELIFQEFKGTGNMEVVLDRDLANERIFPAINIPESGTRREELLFGRDTGKHQALRRALHRMKPKEAMLNMLKAMESYPTNRKLLAKLTNTREDE, via the coding sequence ATGAGAACAGAAACATTTACCCAACATAAAAAACCAAACTTAACATTTGCACAAGCCGTGGCTTCGGGTGTGCTTGAAATAGACCAGCGACACGGAGGATTCCTTCGTCAGATTTCTATAGAAATGCAACCGAAAGAGACAGACCCGCACATCAATTTCCGGATGATTGACCAAATGGATTTACGTCCCGGTTCAATGCTCGAATGTCTTGTGCGCCGGCAAGGAAGAGGAGGACCGGAAGTCGCACGTGTTTTGAAAATCAACGGCAAAGACCCGATGGAGTGGATGCATGTTGATGAATTGCCCCGCCGAACTGCAATTGACCCGAACCAGAGATTAACACTTTCAACTACGCCTACTGAAGTCTCGATGCGAATCATGGATTTGTTTTGTCCGGTAGGAAAAGGACAACGAGCGCTGATTGTCGCTCCGCCGAAGACAGGGAAAACAATTTTAATGCAACAGATGGCAAATGCAATCAGTATTAATCATCCAGAAGTTCATCTGATTGTCCTCCTCGTTGATGAACGGCCTGAGGAAGTGACCGACATGCGACGAAGCATCAAGGGAGAAGTATTTGCAAGTTCGAACGATAGCGAGAGAGAAAGTCATGCTCGGCTTTCGAGGTTTGTCCTTGAATATGCAAAGCGAAAAGTCGAGGTGGGCAAAGACGTTGTCATTCTGCTCGATTCGTTGACACGGTTAGGAAGAGCATTTAATCTCGTTCAGCAAAGTAGCGGAAGAACATTATCGGGAGGAATAGATGCGCGTGCGCTTGAAATTCCAAAACGAATATTCGGTGCGGCACGTGCGCTTGAAGGAGGCGGTTCACTTACAATCGTTGCAACTGCACTCATCGAAACAAATTCGAGAATGGATGAATTGATATTTCAGGAGTTTAAGGGGACGGGAAACATGGAAGTTGTACTTGACCGTGATTTGGCAAACGAACGTATCTTCCCGGCGATTAACATTCCTGAATCGGGAACACGGCGTGAAGAACTTCTCTTTGGAAGAGACACCGGGAAACATCAGGCATTACGTCGGGCATTACATCGTATGAAACCGAAAGAAGCGATGTTGAACATGCTTAAGGCGATGGAATCATATCCGACCAACAGAAAATTACTCGCCAAACTTACCAACACCCGCGAAGACGAATGA